A single region of the Leptodactylus fuscus isolate aLepFus1 chromosome 5, aLepFus1.hap2, whole genome shotgun sequence genome encodes:
- the LOC142202510 gene encoding intercellular adhesion molecule 5-like yields the protein MEVSCLWSLILVAVFRIVRVHALLPIPIISMEDKIKINEETKVTCMLPASECQCLEVELRIITEEKLKNCVSHKGNLPNVTCTLEVTKDMHEVELACEAHFRTKSKPQKLNIQNEPEFTDCPDNLVWIEGQENSFHCKAKGYPPPTVSCVKDSMVYNEGEKFTTLKNMSGNYNCRAVNFDVVSKKVTVSVQYEPVISLIMVQPAASVMEGENLTLICEADAVPPPSYSWHTPNNQIVYGDDNRTIYIKDATRAHDGFYICIAQNKHGVQMLKLKVSVNEPEIIPQTDVGKLSGHNGVEKIGPAYCGLLAMLIYSSFYYLF from the exons ATGGAGGTCTCCTGTCTCTGGTCTCTGATCCTTGTAGCCGTTTTCAGAATCGTCAGAGTACATG CTCTGCTTCCCATCCCCATAATAAGCATGGAGGACAAGATAAAAATCAACGAGGAGACCAAAGTGACCTGCATGCTGCCCGCCAGTGAATGCCAATGTCTGGAGGTGGAACTAAGGATCATCACTGAGGAAAAACTCAAAAACTGTGTATCACACAAAGGAAATTTACCTAATGTCACCTGCACACTGGAAGTCACAAAAGACATGCACGAGGTGGAGTTAGCCTGCGAGGCCCACTTCAGGACCAAGAGCAAACCTCAAAAGCTGAATATTCAGA ATGAACCTGAGTTTACAGACTGTCCCGACAACCTGGTTTGGATAGAAGGCCAAGAAAACAGCTTCCACTGTAAGGCCAAGGGATACCCACCACCCACCGTGTCCTGTGTGAAGGACAGCATGGTGTACAACGAAGGGGAAAAATTCACAACGCTCAAAAACATGTCCGGCAACTACAACTGTAGAGCTGTGAACTTTGATGTCGTGTCCAAGAAAGTAACGGTGTCCGTGCAAT ATGAACCTGTGATATCCCTCATCATGGTCCAACCAGCGGCCTCGGTAATGGAAGGGGAAAATTTGACGTTGATTTGTGAAGCGGATGCTGTACCCCCTCCGTCCTACAGCTGGCACACCCCCAACAACCAGATTGTTTACGGTGACGACAATCGGACCATATACATTAAGGATGCGACGAGAGCACATGACGGATTTTACATCTGCATTGCGCAAAACAAACATGGAGTCCAGATGCTAAAACTGAAAGTTTCTGTAAATGAACCGGAGATCA TTCCGCAGACTGATGTTGGCAAGTTGTCCGGCCATAATGGTGTCGAGAAGATCGGACCGGCGTACTGTGGACTCTTAGCGATGCTGATATATTCCAGTTTCTATTATTTGTTTTAA